The Saccopteryx leptura isolate mSacLep1 chromosome 2, mSacLep1_pri_phased_curated, whole genome shotgun sequence genome has a window encoding:
- the TCHHL1 gene encoding LOW QUALITY PROTEIN: trichohyalin-like protein 1 (The sequence of the model RefSeq protein was modified relative to this genomic sequence to represent the inferred CDS: inserted 1 base in 1 codon; substituted 3 bases at 3 genomic stop codons): MPGLLRDVLCVIETFHKYAREDGDEATLTCRQLKQLIQDEVGDILQPCAIHAVERNLNLLAVDSDGTINFDEFVLTIFNLLNIHYLDMKSLLNSEPRQVSKPEEKPGDMDLQATSRTGWRTEGTPPTQDKVVLSSEIESSAQLSPEERGCKRVVDPQGNTKTHNLPGEESQHRDPENQHLEGDEQSQEITQGIPTTGDKGAQIETKKPTAGSEQTGSPTKGEEGQDKEIPREGDNPAREQNGTKTRDQTGEQEGNLGTQSSPSEETTQRAREDQEVAAEKGVKEHPDAQEQPLQGKDKPSSACTDPPEKTAAWKQFQRQKSTDPKDDSRTAAAQELEKDAGRTRPGTKNSTELEDDGRTPETREPLAQEKKHETDNLPVQGDSRNDTEILDVETEKKEERGPVAHEAVGQEESEGKARPLALEDEAQNGRYQELQESSKEEDAEERSETQELSSEGKHLNHPETEREEARHTEEGTAQALMSSKDTPAAEGTSGARERTWELSPPENKSGGDNKSVTKTHDKPVGEDDDYQGEDPEPAVTQNNKGSSEIPSSLSPENGDNSFETSDLPMQGDSQSQVDSLGKFVQGSHNNNPDTQKQVALGVKNKTQKAVGGENEQLTEEQDQPSGEEHKIQGSGAKGLGPAVESDEHPEAQTHLVTEKFVTLEKEDTSPQGLAGEGEDQQNPVEKGHDSSVPQSVLEERTQRTQGPCSAERGTVCSSPLYRYRQEKILQQTDITKEEHQNQAQTTRVSGTELCNDQLSNEISGCPVFFNDSXALQXYTKELLPGKDSTDAQXTSAPRVLEAKQGHPQREKXRPQRKVSTTKQRILIVIPGEVPSNPVHLNVS; the protein is encoded by the exons ATGCCTGGGCTCCTGAGAGACGTCCTCTGTGTAATCGAGACATTCCATAAGTATGCCAGGGAGGATGGTGATGAGGCAACGTTGACCTGCAGACAGCTGAAACAGCTCATCCAGGATGAGGTTGGGGACATTCTTCAG CCATGTGCCATTCATGCTGTGGAGAGAAACTTGAATCTTCTGGCTGTTGACAGTGATGGCACCATCAATTTTGATGAATTTGTTCTTACAATCTTCAACTTGTTGAACATCCATTATCTTGACATGAAGTCATTACTAAATTCAGAACCAAGACAAGTATCTAAACCAGAAGAGAAGCCAGGAGATATGGATCTCCAGGCAACCAGTAGAACTGGATGGAGGACAGAGGGAACTCCACCAACTCAAGACAAAGTAGTGCTTTCTTCAGAAATTGAGTcatcagctcagctcagccctgaGGAGAGGGGGTGTAAGAGGGTGGTGGACCCACAGGGAAACACCAAGACTCACAATCTACCAGGAGAAGAATCTCAGCACCGTGACCCTGAGAACCAACACCTGGAAGGAGATGAACAGAGCCAGGAAATAACCCAAGGTATACCAACAACAGGAGACAAAGGGGCCCAAATTGAGACAAAGAAACCAACAGCGGGATCAGAACAGACCGGCAGTCCCACAAAAGGGGAGGAAGGACAGGATAAGGAGATTCCCAGGGAAGGAGATAATCCAGCCAGGGAGCAAAATGGCACTAAGACAAGAGATCAGACTGGAGAACAGGAAGGGAACTTGGGAACCCAGAGTTCTCCATCAGAAGAAACAACACAGAGAGCACGTGAAGATCAGGAAGTTGCAGCAGAAAAGGGTGTTAAGGAACACCCTGATGCACAAGAACAGCCACTACAAGGAAAAGATAAACCAAGTTCAGCATGTACTGACCCTCCAGAAAAAACTGCTGCCTGGAAACAGTTTCAGAGGCAGAAATCAACTGATCCTAAGGATGATAGTAGAACAGCTGCAGCTCAAGAACTGGAAAAGGATGCTGGTAGGACAAGACCTGGAACAAAGAACTCAACTGAACTTGAGGATGATGGTAGAACACCTGAGACCCGAGAACCTCttgcacaagaaaaaaaacatgaaacaGACAACCTGCCAGTCCAAGGGGATAGCAGAAATGATACAGAAATACTTGATGTTGAaactgaaaagaaagaggagagaggcccTGTGGCCCATGAAGCAGTAGGACAGGAAGAAAGTGAGGGAAAGGCTCGGCCACTAGCCCTGGAAGATGAAGCACAGAATGGGAGGTATCAGGAGCTCCAAGAATCATCAAAAGAAGAGGATGCTGAAGAAAGGTCTGAGACACAAGAGTTAAGCTCAGAAGGAAAACATCTGAATCATCCTGAAactgaaagagaagaagcaaGACACACTGAGGAAGGGACAGCACAAGCACTTATGAGCAGCAAAGATACCCCTGCAGCAGAAGGGACATCAGGAGCAAGAGAAAGAACATGGGAGTTGTCACCACCTGAGAACAAGTCTGGAGGAGACAATAAAAGTGTCACTAAGACTCATGACAAGCCAGTCGGGGAAGATGATGATTATCAGGGGGAAGACCCTGAGCCAGCAGTCACACAGAATAATAAAGGGTCTTCTGAAATCCCCAGCAGCTTGTCTCCAGAAAATGGTGACAACAGCTTTGAGACAAGTGATTTGCCCATGCAAGGGGATTCCCAGAGTCAAGTAGACTCACTTGGAAAGTTTGTGCAAGGAAGTCACAACAATAACCCAGACACCCAGAAACAGGTAGCGTTGGgtgtgaaaaataaaactcagaaggCAGTGGGAGGAGAGAATGAGCAACTCACTGAGGAACAGGACCAGCCCAGTGGAGAAGAGCACAAGATTCAGGGCTCAGGAGCTAAAGGCCTAGGCCCAGCTGTAGAGTCTGATGAACACCCAGAGGCACAAACACATCTTGTAACAGAGAAATTTGTCACTTTGGAGAAAGAGGATACAAGCCCCCAAGGTCTGGCAGGAGAAGGTGAAGACCAACAAAATCCAGTCGAGAAGGGACATGATTCTTCAGTCCCCCAGTCAGTCCTTGAAGagaggactcagaggacccaaggGCCCTGTTCTGCAGAGAGAGGTACAGTCTGTTCCAGTCCACTGTACAGGTACCGCCAGGAGAAGATATTGCAGCAAACAGACATAACCAAAGAGGAGCATCAAAATCAAGCTCAGACAACCAGGGTATCAGGTACAGAGCTCTGCAATGACCAGCTCAGCAATGAGATATCAGGTTGTCCTGTCTTTTTCAATGACAGCTAAGCATTACAATAGTACACAAAGGAACTTTTGCCTGGTAAGGATTCTACTGATGCACAGTAAACATCAGCTCCACGGGTTTTGGAAGCTAAGCAAGGTCACCctcagagagaga ccagaccACAAAGAAAGGTGAGCACTACAAAGCAACGTATCCTTATCGTTATCCCAGGAGAAGTTCCAAGCAATCCTGTCCATCTCAATGTATCCTAA